Within Anopheles ziemanni chromosome 2, idAnoZiCoDA_A2_x.2, whole genome shotgun sequence, the genomic segment TATAAATAGTACACGAGGTGGTGATACGCGGTGGACGCTGGAGAATAACATCatgagttttcctttctttccaccACTTGGGCGAGTGTAATAGCATGTACTTATTTGGGATGTTTGTTCCAAGCAATCCTTAGTTATTTTGCTTACACGAGTGAATCACATAACTTGGCCAATACATTTCTAGTAGAAGGAGTAGTAGGCAACATTTCGATTTTGGAATTTTAGGGGTTCAGAAATCCGATTCCATAAACTTAGCAGTGAATCGAATCTCTTAGTAGCTCCTTTGTGATTTGACATGAGcgaaaagattcatcaatcaCGAAAGAAATATCAGTCTTAAAAAGCGATTAAAGTTACTATAGTTAGCGGTTGAATGTTTGTAGTATAGACGACCAGTTGAAAGGTACAGGATAAGGTAGGctatgatcgctttttcgcatcagaaaacgagcgcgaatcacAACAGTCCTCGCAAAAGTATTTTTTCgaccggaaagcgattttcccctacttttaccACTTGGTAATTCTGGtctctggtagatcctagtaAGTGATGAATTGTCTACTTacccgtttgtgttgccattTGGAGGTTTGacgattcaacatcaaatactTTACAGTAGGCTGGCATTCTTGATGTTTTGCGTACACTGCCGGGGTTGCTAGGTGAggtgtaaaacgctgtaaggAATGAGTAATTAAAAGAGGTCCACAATGACCTAAATACTAATGAGGGATCTGAATCCCAACGAGGGATCTTTTAAATCTATGTCGAAACCCTCCATTTGGAGATCAAATTTCTGGTGGAGATTTAAGTCGCAAAAGTGTTACGAAAACTGTCCGTAATGATTTGAATCTTTCAATTCATTAGTAAGATTCTATCCACTCATGCATTCTTACTCATGCCCACAACATTTATGTTCTCCTTTAACAACAACAGAGTGCAAAGAAGAAagcgacctttccaacggaaTCCTTGCAATGTTCTATAAAAACTTTACCACCCTGTGCACGTTGTGTTGCTTGATCTCTCATCTGGCATTTATGTTAGTCCTTTAGGCTTATCCGACCACTGTTTTCTCGTTCGTTTGGAAGACGCACAGCTGGAGATAATACTAACAAGCCTTTTTACCTTCGCGCACAGACAGGTGCTTGGATTTGGATGAACATTTTGTACCGGAGCGAAAAAATCCACCTCGTGCGTAACaacaaacttttcccttcTGTGGACCCACCCCTCACCCACACATTTCGTTGTCCTCAGCCGGACGCTCGCCTGCATACCAAAGAGAGTCCTATGTGTCGTGCACGAGGAAAAGTTACAAGCACGTTTTCCGTCGAGAAGTGGAAAAGTTTAGCTTTCATTCGCCTAAGCGTATGGCCCGGCAACGCGGTCTACAACGTCCTCTCCACACTCGGGAACCCGGTACAGATGACAGACGGAAGCCTTAGTCCTCGGGTTCTTGGGGGATGGTGCTCCGGAGTAGGGGGAGCACATAAATCTGTGGACGTGGCAAGTGAAACGAAACAGGTGCACAGCCCTGTTTACAGGAGGATGGAAATTTGTGTTTGTACTACATTAACAAGATTCGTGTGCGCTCCACGTGATGATGCCGGAAACCGGGTGGAAAGCGGTCGCGAGGGGGGGGTTTTCAAGTCTTCGCCCGGAGTGTTTACAATACGCCCTGCACTACTCCGGGATTGTTTTTGAAGCTTATTCGTTAAGGCTTCCTCGGTCGCTCACAAAAGATAGTGCAGCTAGCGGAGGAAACTTCTTGAACCAATGTCCAGAATGAAGAAATCTGCAAATGACTTAATAACTTTTACCCGGTTTTTGGCAGCAGTATAGAGAACTTACCTTACCTCTCCCTCCAAGATGGATGAGCCGCGTTTATTTAGTTCATTAAAATGAAAGATGATCGAGAATCGGTGGTGCGAAGAGAAAAGAGCAAAGGGTCCTCATGGTGGCGGCAATCTTACGGCGTTCGGGCGGTCGTAAATTTAGATCAGCTCCACCAGAACACGGTCTAGGGGCGGTCTCGTGTGTGTGAAAGTAGACCCGGGGGTCGTATGTCATTTTTGCGCTTCCACCACCacaaggaggaggaggaccaCCTGTGCGCGTACTTATAATTATGACACGGGCCTTGGATGTGACCGGCATGTGCCGGATTGAAACGGGTTAGCATATGGTTTCAGGTGTCCATGTTtagctttttgtttgttttgcggtCTTGGCTACTTCTTTTGATTCTGAACCAAAGTACTGGAAATTCTTCTCGTAGGTTTCTCCAAACATTCCGATGAATTGTTTATTCGTCTGCCTTTTTTGCATAAACAACATTCCGTTGAACTTTTCGAAGAATGTTTCCAGTGAATGTGTACAAAAATTCGCCCTTTGCGTGTTGTGTTCTTTGATTCTGGCTCTCGAATACCGATTCGCCCCAAGGTGGGGGGAGACAAGGACTATGTAAACCATTACGTTTATCATGGTTTGCTCGAAGTCACTCTTCGGGGTTCTTGTGACCTTTAACACTGGTTCGATGATAGATGGTCGTATATTTCTAAGCCCATCTGTGGCCGCCACCGTGTTTCCGTTCTGTCAAGATCAAACGGCCGGAtttcaattgaattgaatttgttCGTCGTGAATGTTATTGGACGGGGTGTAGTTGTTTCTCAAGCATGACAAACAGTTTAATGTTTATTCTAGTATTTCCGATGCCCGAAAGGTCGAGAGTGTCGATTGGGATGGAATCATGGGTATGTTTTACTGAGTATGTTCATGAACCAGATCAAATAATGCAAATGGGAAGAAGCATACTCTCGTCCGTTGAAGCATGGAAATGTCTTTTACAACGTGCCGTAACGGTTTAACAATTGTTACTGCCTCATACATTAGCCTCCTCCAGTGAACAACTACCGCCGCCTGGTTGTTCGATTAAAGAGCTCGTCTTTCTCCCCACTTTCGCCAAAGTGTTCCACAGATGTTCGCGGCTGCCAACGTGTGCGCCACCAAATAGTAAACAAAGTTTGCTCAAAACCTACACTCGTACACGATCAGTGCATACCACCACCGCGCATATCATCAGCATCGAAACTCGCGttcaaaggaaaggaaaactcccCAGAGCTGATGTAGCATTAGAAACGCACCCCTGTCTCTCTGTccgtgtatgtgtatgtgagggggggggggggggtaaaaTAAATCGGCATTGGGGGGGATGTGGATCGCAAAGATCGTCCCTTCCTTTCGTGTGGCACGTCGTGGAGAAACggattgatttgtttattctCCCTCTATTTCTGGCCTAATGAACACACAACTTTCCGGAATGGACCTAATTTACCCTGGGGGGCGGTCGGGATGGGGTGGAAGGAGAAAGGGGGCAGTGTGTGGCGCATGCATTCCTTGTCGATGGTCGTTAAATGGTCGATGCAAAAAttgtcaaacaaataaacggaTATTATTTATGATCGTAATTTATACCACAAATAATCATCACCCGTAATTTGATGTTGGATGGAAGGATGAAGTATTCACAGATAAATTGGTTGTTTATTTACGATAATTATATTGATACTTATTTTATAGTCCATAATATTGCTGGAGTTCTAGTTGTGTGTGAGTCTCAATTTTGCTTTCTCTCGCTCTGATTAGAATTTCCAGGACATAAGCTTTTACCTTCCATGCTAGGGAGCAATCCTGCCGCCCCCTCGTAAACCTCCCGGTTTCGCCCACACAGGAGAAATGTGTCATTTCCGCATTTTCGATACGCCCACCACCGCGACACACAACTCGCAAGGAAACGAGACTCGAGTCgagtttccatttgtttttgtcgGGTGGAAGTTAATTTTGAACCGCAGTTGTGGAAGAAGCGCACAAAAACCCTCCGTGTGCTGCATCTTCGCAAATGGGCAGCGCCAACATGAGTTGGGGAAGCAGTgtagattatttatttttatctcgcCAACACCCCccgaatggtggtggtgtgggatGGCGTCCTCTTCCGGCGCCTTTGCGCGCGATTGTGTCTAAAATTATAGACTACACTCTCACCATCGACGAGCCCGCCGTGTTCTTGTGTGCGCGGCAAAGACGGGAACTTGCGCGAGGAACCGTCGGTGACTTCGGAGTGGAAGAAGGTGTTAAGGGTGTCTATGTTCGATGGGTctctgtttcgtttttgtttcatgcTTGCCTCCCCCACCACCGTGCGGATCAAATCTGCATCCACGCCTGGTGCgagaaaagagaaaggaaGGGCAACATAAAACCCCCCCCACCGGCAAGGAAGAAGGGATGTGGCTGTAGGACAAGTTCgtacacttttcaatatcacGGTCATGACGCTCGCCTTCTCCTCCGATGTTGGGGATGCTAAttcaccccctcccccttagTGAGGTGGAGGCAACCAGTCAAATGTCATCCCATCGACCTGGTGATGCTGCTGGACGGTGGAGATGCTTTTTGAGCGAATTGTGTCCTCGTCGACTCGATGAAAGCAGCATACATGGAGCTGTCGAGAATGAAAGGGAGGATGTAGGACAGGTTTTGATCGAGTCCAACAAAAAGGCAGTGATTGTCGTGAGACTGGAAATGATTTACGGCAGAAGGAATTAGCTGTACATCATGTACGgcaaaaatgttggccaaAGGGCCTCACATAACCAGTATTTACTATTTGGTGTCTCTTAACCGATAACTCTCAAAtgaaaaggatttttttataatacaGAAACATAATCAAATATGGTTAGGAATTGGAATTGGAATAATTACAAATACTGTCCGTGATGGTCAATTCATTATTCTGATTCTAATCACTTATTCATTTGTACAAAGATCAGTTTACAAAATATAATATATAACTATGGGTATAAAACCTTTCTAACAGAATAAGtttgcatttttaaaatatttttatctctATTAAAAAATAGCTCATCTTCTATTTCTTTTGCTcgcaatattattttaaaaaagatcTTGACGATTTACTAATAccaaaaaggttttttttcaaagggaggaattttttaaactattcgAAACCAACGAACGTAATCGTTTTACAATTCCGCCAATCAATTTCACAATGATATCTCGTTGATCTTTTCACCTTCACCTTGCGGCTTGTGTGAGATTTCGCGTTTTCACATCGCAACGAAAGTGAACCCAGTGAAAAAAAGGTAACGGGAAAGCCAGCCGCCGTTCGGTGAAAAGTTTTCACCAAAAATCACCTCCCACGCTCACCGAGCCACCCTTCAATATTGGGGTTGGGGTGTTGGAATACCTTATCATCATTCGTTTAATCATCCCACAATCAACGCATCATTAGATAGCGATATGAGCGGGTGAAATGGGGGAGTGGAGAAAAACGGGTGGGGTGGTGTTTAAGAAACACCGAACCAAACCACTACCGTGCATTTTGATTCGAACGCAGCTGATGAAAAACTGAAAGTGAACCTCGGAAAAGAGGGGAGTCTTGATCGGCTGGACATTGGCGTCCCCGCGCGGGAAATTGATCGAGGAAGATTATCGCTTACGcaaatttcctttctcacCACCTATAGACGCTTTTCTTTGCCTTCACCATGCACCATCGgcgtaatcatcatcatcatcatcatcatcatcatcatcaccaataTCGATTGGCTTTGGAGGTTTTTACGGTGTACCGATAAGGATCGATCCGTCATTAAATCCGCTGCCGACGCTGGCCGTAATCTGACCGGATTTACTCTACCCCCTCTCCCACACACTACCCCCTGCTCCATGTCCCTCGCACGCACCATCGAACGCATAGTGTTTTACGGATTAAGTAAGTTACGCATGCAACACGAATGAGGCAAATTGTCGGTTCGTTTGCGAACGGCTTTAGCGTCGTGTGGTGTGTTATCTCTAATGAAGTCGTGCGCATTATTTTATGGACgacgaaaggaaacgaaagaaatcCCATTTGTGTTTGCTTATTCGAATCCGTTGGAAGAGAGAAGGAAACAGTTTCGCGAAAGAGATTAGTCCACAATGGAACTATTAATTTGCGTAATTTCGTTTAGTGTTTCGCACATTCTCAAAAAGTGGCAATAAAAACGACCTTAATCGTTCGCCTGAATGTATTTCTATATCTGGACTGCTCTTatcaacgaacaaaaaaaaattaaaataagcgCTCAACTGACCGAGATCCGGTTTTATTTAAGCTTATTACTCATTTCATCAAAGAGAAACAATTAAGGTTCCAGAAATGGTTTTAGTAGCTATGGAACATTTGGTGGTTGGACAATTAAAATCTAACCTATTTTCATTGGAAAAACCTACCGGTGTAGCTCCTGGCCGTGACCCGTTGTTGACTGACAAGTCCTGCGATAAGGAACATCCTTGACCGTCCAGAGAGAAGAGAATCCTATCCCACGCGATAAAAGTTTCACATACAAGTTGACAACGCCATGCTGTCAGGTACAGTTCCGACCGCATGTTGACACTCTGCTACAAGCATACAAGAGAACTAGGAAAATGCTTCCCTGCGATTGTTgttgtgagaaaaaaaaggaaacagaaaacaatacTCTCAACCACAAGGAAGCGACTTGGCGTGAGGAGATGATGCGAGGGAAAGGCAAGGAAGACGCTGGACAACGCAATAGGCGAAAGTGGTTCCGCGGACACATCATACCACCCCCTGCTCTCCCACTCGTATATTCGCGAATGAtcatgatggtgatgatgatgatgatgagtggCTTATGTTTATTCAATGTTCCACTGCCAAAAGCTTTCTGTTTctgtagtggtggtggtggtggtggtgggcggTGGCCTCCTCcctgttgtgtgtttgttgccgTTGTTCCCTGCCCCCCCTTTCCCACCCACACGggcgttgtgtttgtgttgtgtgtgtggaaaactgGGCCTAGTCTTTTGTTAGTGCCTCGGTGCAACAATCCGGGCAGGCGTTGTTGTTTTCCGTTGTGTGCTTTTCACGTCGTCGAACACAACACTGTGTTTCTTCTGCACGGTGGCCCCAGAGTGAACACGCGTCACGGGGTAAGAGAGAAGCGATTTTCCGGCGTGTTAGGTTTCCCACCGTGACAACAACTCTACTCCACGTGAACAGAAGGAACCACATTTCACGTGTAAGAtacaaattttcctttcatttctgtttgtgcgtgtgtgtcctttttttttcgcgtgtCCTTCCGGACGATGTCGAATGTCGTTCTTGTGAATGTATATTCGGACTTGTGCCCCTCTGCCTGCGGTTGATGAATGACGTGTTTAGTTGAGTGTGTAACACCAACATCACAACTGTGTGTCTTGGTAGTTAGTTGACTTCCTGTGTCATGGACACACTCGCCGGACGCCCCCACATCGAGCGATAACGGAAGGTAATGTGAACCGTCAGCGTCGTAACCGTATCCTAAACCATTAACCATTTGTGGCCCAAATCGTAAATACGCAAATATGATCGATCGCGAAAGCTTAGAACAAGAAAGCACAGAAGCGTGGAATGGTGTGAAAATTGAACGCCACCACCCCCTCTTTTGGTGGACTTTGTCGTAACATATAGAATATCGTAGAAGATCGATAGAGTCGCCAGTTTTGTGTTTGGCTTATTCGTTTGAAACCCGGTATTTTCAATCTTCATCAATCATGTTCGCTCAATCTATGAAAGTATCTTAATTTAGGTGCAAAATAACATGTAACtgggaaattgaaatttcccTCGtaggcagcaaaaaaaaaaaacaaaacggaaacatACAAAACATGTGTCAACGTCACTCTCCACCAGGCAgtcctttttttcaaaagctTCGTTCCTTCTCGCTACCGGGAACTGAAATTTAATTATCGTAATAAAAAGATACATTGCCCGTTCCACCGTGATaggaaaataaagaagaaagaacaaaaaaaacacacagaccGCAACCAAAATAACTCCTACGCCACGAGAGAGTGCCCATAGCCTTGGGACAACAAGCGGAAAAGCTTTCTTTGGCGGCGCGCGTTTTCTTGAGCGTGTCCGGTTCGTTGTCGTGTTGGGTGTTTGGAATGAGGttgaggttttattttcttctacccaAACATTCTGAACAACCACCCTGTTTAGTAACGCCTTTTTTCCCGAGAGAACGTTGTAGTGCTAAAgataaaacgaagaaaaacaacacgagGCGAGGTTGTTcaaatcgatggaaaacgtTACCCCGTGACACAAACCCCGGCAAAAAGGCAATAATCGCGCCAGAACGGGATCGATCGGACTCCTCTTGAGGCGAGAGGTTCGACCATGTGTGCTGGTGGGGGCAGGTGGGGTAAGGATCAAGTGTCACGCAGGAGCGTTTTTCGCAGTGGTTATTAAATTTGAGTTGATGGAAAGATGAACCGATAGCACGCTCGTCCTTTTATCGGAAGCAAAGAGGACGGGgattattatattttgtttgttttcatgctTGCACTTCGTAGCACTTGTGGTAAATTAATATCCCATTCGAGAGGGTTTTATCCTTTTCcattaaaacgaaataaacttGTGACTGAGGCGAAAGAttaaaggaaaatattatCTGTCCGAAACTATTTTCGGTATGAgtggttttaaaaattgtgTGACAGATCGCTTTGCACAGCAAGCGATTCAATCTAGTTGCCATAGATGAAGTAAAAAGTTCAGTTTTCAGTCATCTAAGTAAACCTTTGGAAAGAAGACGTTGTATTTCAAATTCACTCTTGAAACAATggggtggttttattttctaaactttaaaaaagggTACGAAGATGAAGATGTGCACGTTCCACCACCCAGCAATGTGTGGCCCTAATTGCAACAAAACACGCTCGTGACAGTTTCACCATCGCGTTTCGCGTGAGATGGGGCTTTCCAATTAAAATCAGCGCGCCCCAACTCCCCAAGATGGGAAGAGGGAAAAATTTCACATTCTTTCTTGTTTCGATTGTTGCTtatcttttccgttttttttctctcgtctCTCTTTGTAGGCTAAAATCGCTGTACTGGTGGGCGAACGTAAGGGTCAGGAATCCCTCAAGTCCGACCTGATCCGGCGCATTAAGATGCTAGAGTATGCTCTCAAACAGGAACGAGCCAAATTCCATCGGTTAAAGTACGGCGTCGATCCGCCGATGAACGACATTAAACCGCCGACCGACGAGCCAGGAATTGGAACAGAAGTAGCTCCCGGTGAGTAGAGAGCCTGGAGATGTGATTCACGGCCATCGTGCGTTTGCTAAATGTTTCCCTCTTTATTATACCCCCCTTCATCGACCAGATCCGGAGGTACCGTACAGTTCCGTGTCGAACATAACTTGGCGGCAGGgccggctgctgctgcgtcaGTATTTGCAAGAGATCGGCTACACCGACACAATCATCGACATCCGCTCGAACCGGGTGCGCTCGCTGCTCGGGCTGAACAACAACAGCGAGCAGGAGGAGAACCTCAGCCCGAACGTCAACGGTGGCACGGAGTCGAACAAGCGTGCCAGCGAGTCTCAAGGTGAGCCttcggggggggggaaacaaatcaattgGTAATTGGGTTGGCCTAATGCCTACTCTCAAACTCTCCAATCCTATCGCCTCCTTCCAGGACGCCGAACGCCGGCCAAAAAACCATCGTCCGTAACCGAAGCAATGATACTGGACTCGGAGGCGGCGGTCATCGCCAACTTTGAGTTTCTGGCCCGGGAGGACGTGGAGATGtctgacgatgacgatgtctCGGACGAGATCGACGTGGTCGGCGACAGCGAGGATACGGACATGAAGACGACAAAACGGAAAGCCAAAGGAAGCACTTTGAACGACGGTAAGCAACACCACCCCCAAAGAAACATCGATTTAAATGTATACGTTGGGGCGGACAATGTTATCCTTCAAATTGTTAACATGGGGTTTTCTGTTCGTTCTCGTTTCCCGCTCACCTTccggaacacacacacccctcgTTGCTTTCTGGACACCAGATATCGACGCCGAAACTGATGAAGTAATCAATGAGTTAAATCCACTAACAGAAGGTGAGGATGTTATTATGGAAGACAGTAACAAAATCGGCTCTGGAGATGATCTGTATGTTGGTGAGTGATGGACAATTTCCTTCCCGCGATGCGTCGGTTCTGGAATCGTTCAAACCGATGCGGATTTCGCTTAGAACGGAAGCGTGTAAtccttccatttccatccgCTTACGGTGCACCTGCATTTCGCTTTGCAAGAAGCGGCTTTGTTAGTTCGAAAGTCGTCTTTGTTTCAGTATTTCACCATTAAATTATTCTTAGTGTCCAATGGTTGGCAACGGGACATCATAGTTACGTTTAGCGCACTTctgaatgaaacattttctcgAGTCAACATCTGAACCGGAACAACAGAAGCAAATGTTTACTAGATaggttaataaaatttgttttccggtTAGAAATTTTAccattattatattattacaAACGTTTCGATTGTTCTACGATGAAAATTTAAGCCATGTTTATACTCGAATTGTGCCATCGTCTTTGATTGGCTTGATCATCCGTTCTCGtgcatgaatattttattttttggaacaaaaaatacacttgAACAGGACGTGAACTAACCAAAGTACATACATAAAAACGATTCCCGACGACAGTGTATTCGTTTCTCCTTCACCGCAGCATCCGATCATCTTCCATCCGTCGTGGCACTTTGTGTTTATACAATCGGGTTTTTGTTGATACATCACACCACGCAGGGTGGGGCGGGTGGTTGCTTTCGCATTTTTCGGGATGACCGGGGAGGGGATGAAAAGTGCCTTGTTGAATATTACGCTGTGTGctaattttttctttcctatttgtttttcgtttcatggGTTTGTTTCTTCGTGTGGTTTCGGtaccgtttttttctctttgtagGATACAACAAAACTGGAATGCCGCGTCATCCAACGATACCTGGCATCGGAAATGACGAGGAGGTGGATTCGTCCCTCGGCGAGCTGGCCCAGCTGACGGTGAACAATGAGACCGAGTCGCCGTACGACGTGTCCAACTCGAAGGAGCCATACCGCAAAACGTGGAACGCCAAGTACACGCTCCGCTCGCACTTCGACGGCGTGCGGGCGCTGGCGTTCCACCCGCAGGAACCGGTCCTGATCACTGCCTCCGAGGACCACACGCTCAAGCTGTGGAATCTGCAGAAAACTGTGCCAGCGAAGAAGTCTGCTAGTCTCGACGTGGAACCTCTGTACACGTTCCGCTCGCATAACGGCCCGGTGCTGTGTCTCGCCATGTCGGCCACCGGCGAGCAGTGCTACTCGGGCGGGCTG encodes:
- the LOC131282361 gene encoding striatin-4 is translated as MRINRIEDRMDDNSSLGHQNGGGSGVGQLSGIGGAGSGQGGGGIGDMANSGGAGSGLGGKGGAGGGGGNCDDQNNKAPSQYSIPGILHFIQHEWARFELERSQWDVDRAELQAKIAVLVGERKGQESLKSDLIRRIKMLEYALKQERAKFHRLKYGVDPPMNDIKPPTDEPGIGTEVAPDPEVPYSSVSNITWRQGRLLLRQYLQEIGYTDTIIDIRSNRVRSLLGLNNNSEQEENLSPNVNGGTESNKRASESQGRRTPAKKPSSVTEAMILDSEAAVIANFEFLAREDVEMSDDDDVSDEIDVVGDSEDTDMKTTKRKAKGSTLNDDIDAETDEVINELNPLTEGYNKTGMPRHPTIPGIGNDEEVDSSLGELAQLTVNNETESPYDVSNSKEPYRKTWNAKYTLRSHFDGVRALAFHPQEPVLITASEDHTLKLWNLQKTVPAKKSASLDVEPLYTFRSHNGPVLCLAMSATGEQCYSGGLDGAINCWNLPSSNIDPYDSYDPEVMRCTIDGHTDAVWGLSVNHAKNTLVSCSADGTVKLWSPSGKIPTNSTTFTSETEGIPTSVDFVKDQIDRIVVAYSSTHCIIYDTETGKQVVKLEASNEMSGNLGKHINKVISHPTLPLTITAHEDRHIRFWDNASGSLVHSMVAHLDAVTSLAIDAHGLYLLSGSHDCSIRLWHMDNKTCVQEITAHRKKFDESILDVAFHPSKPFIASAGADAIAKVFV